A window of Aquibium oceanicum genomic DNA:
CCGAAGCCGATGGTGGTCTTGCAGGCGATCATACTCGGCTTGCCCGAGGCCTTGGCTGCTTCGATCGCGCCGGCGATGGCGTCCGGGTCGTGGCCGTCGCAGCGCTGAACGTGCCAGCCCGAGGCCTCGAAGCGGGCGCACTGGTCGGTGGAATCCGACAGCGACACGGGACCGTCGATCGATATTCCGTTGTCGTCGAAAAAGACGATCAGCTTGGAGAGCTTCAGATGCCCGGCGAACGCGATCGCTTCCTGGCTGATGCCTTCCATCAGGCAGCCGTCACCCGCAAGCGCATAGGTGTGGTGGTCGACCAGCGCGTCCCCGAAGCGGGCGTTCATGATGCGCTCGGCAAGCGCCATGCCGACGGCGTTGCCCAGCCCCTGGCCGAGCGGCCCGGTCGTCGTCTCGATGCCTGCCGCATGCCCGTATTCGGGATGACCGGCGGTCTTCGATCCGAGCTGCCGGAAGTTCTTGATCTCGTCGATCGTGATGTCCTCATATCCGGTCAGGTAGAGGAGCGAATAGAGCAGCATTGAACCATGGCCGGCCGACAGCACGAATCGGTCGCGGTCGGGCCAGTGCGGATGGTGCGGATCGTGCTTCATGTAACGGGTATAGAGCACCGTGGCGATGTCGGCCGCGCCCATCGGCAGGCCAGGATGCCCCGAATTGGCCTTCTCCACCGCGTCGATGGAAAGGAAACGGATCGCATTGGCCATGCGGTCATGATTTTCACGTGATGGCATGATTGCTCTCTTGTCGCGAAGCCGACGGCGGCCGTGTCTGCATGCAGGCTTCCGGGAATGCCCTCCGGAAAGGCAGGCGACACATAGCAGGTGCCGTTGGCGAGTCAACAAACCGGGCGCGCCCGCACGGCCCTCTTCCCGGGTTCTATCCGCTGCCCGCCGCCACTTTGCTGTTGAGCGGCCCCGGACTTTGTTGACGCGCCTTTCACGCGCCGTCTAATGTTTCCAAAGTAACGCGTTAGGAACGCGGGCGATTCGGGATTGCCAGGCGAAATGGCCGCGGAAGCCACACTCAAAGAGGTCATAGGCCGGCTCGGCAGAGCCATGGAGGCGCTCGAAAACGCCGTCTCCGCCAGGGCCGAAAAGGATCAGGACTACGCGGAGGCGGAGGCCGAGGTGCAGCGCATGAACGCCGACCGTTCGCGCCTCGCGCAGGAGCTCGACGCCTCCGAATCCCGCGCCGACCGGCTCGAGCAGGCCAACAAGGAAGTTTCGCGCCGCCTCGTCACCGCCATGGAAACGATCCGAGCCGTTCTCGATCGATAGGAGTATCAGCATGGCGCAGGTCACTGTCATCATCGACGGCAAGTCCTACCGCATGGCCTGCGATGAGGGTCAGGAGGAACATCTGCTCGATCTGGCGCAGCGCTTCGACCGCTATGTCGCGCACCTGAAGGAATCGTTCGGCGAGATCGGTGACCACCGGCTCGCCGTCATGGCCGGCATCATGGTCATGGACGAGCTGTCGGAACTGCAGCGCCGGGTGACGGGCCTCGAGACCGAAGTCGGGACCCTGCGCAAGACGCGCGACGAGGCGCTGGTCAAGGCCGACAAGAACGATGCCGCCCTGATCGGCGCGCTCTCGGGCCTGGCCGAGCGCATGGAAGGCCTAACCTCGCGGCTGGCCGACCGGGGCGAGCCGGCCGCCTGAGGCCTCCCCTAGACCCTCCTCTTCCCCGCTGTTGTCCACATCCGGGCGCAGGCCCCACATTTGACCATCCGGGCGCTTGACCGCGCGCCACCGGCTGATGCATCGAGACGCCTCCGAATTGACGCCGCCGGCACATCCGAGTCGCGGCGCCCAGGCACGATGCGGAGCAGGACATGGCCGAAGAGAATAGCGAACCCACAACCGAAACCGTCGCGGCGGGCCAGTTGCGCGCCTTCATCGAGCGCATCGAGCGGCTCGAGGAAGAAAAGCAGACCATCGCCGACGACATCAAGGACGTCTATGCCGAGGCCAAGGGCACCGGCTTCGACACCAAGGCCGTGCGCACCATCATCCGCCTGCGCAAGAAGGACCAGGCCGAACGCCAGGAGGAAGAGGCCATCCTCGACCTCTACAAGTCCGCGTTGGGAATGCAGTAGGGGCTGACGCCTATCGCGCCCGGCAGCGGAGCCGGGCCTTTAACGGCGGCAGGGAGTGCCGCCGCGATCAGGCCGGTGGCATAGCGTTAGCCTCGCCGCCGAGCCGGCTACGGTGCCATTCGAGCGCCGAGGCCACGATCTCCTCCAGTCCGAATCGGGGACTCCAGCCCAGTGCTTCTTTCGCTCTGGAATTGTCGGCGACGAGGGCTGCCGCGTCGCCGTCTCGCCGGCCCCTGGTCTCCACCGGAAATTCACGGCCGCTCATCCGCCTGACGGTGTCCACGAGCTGCCTGACAGTGGTGCCCTGCCCGGTTCCGAGGTTGAGGGAGAGGCTCTCCCCGCCTTCGATCAGATGGCGGACCGCGCGGCTGTGGGCGTCGGCCAGGTCCATGACGTGGACGAAGTCACGCACGCAGGTGCCGTCCGGCGTGTCGTAATCCCGCCCATTGATGAAAAACCCGTCACGCTGGCCGAGCGCGGCCTCGATCGCGATGGGCACCGCGTGGGTTTCCGGCTCGTGCCACTCGCCGATACGGCCTTCCGGATCCGCTCCCGCCGCGTTGAAATAGCGCAGCACGACGGATCTCATGCCGAGATAGCGGCCGGCATCCTTCAGCATCTCCTCGATCATGAGCTTGCTCCTGCCGTAGGGATTGACCGGGACCTGCCGGTGCTCCTCCGACATCGGCACGGATTGCGGCTCGCCATATGTCGCGCAGGTCGACGAGAAGACAAGCCTGTCGATGCCCGCCTTCCGCGCCGCTCCGAGCAGCGAGATCGTCCCCGCGACATTGTTCTCATAGAAACCGATCGGGTCCCGGGTCGATTCCCCGACCTCGATGGATGCGGCGAAATGAACGATGACGTCCGGCGAATGACGGGCGAGAACCGCTTCTAGCCGGTCGGTGTCGCGAATGTCCCCCTCCTCGAAGGGCCCCCATTGCACGAATTCGCGATGTCCGTTGCTGAGATTGTCGTAGACGACCGGCCTGTAACCCTTGTCGTGCAGATCCAGACAGGTGTGCGAGCCAATGTACCCCGCGCCTCCGACCACCAGTATGTTCTTCACGCGCACGTCTCTCCGGCAGTTCTCGCGTGTGGGCAATACATGTCGGATGCTTGCCATGCAATCGGACCCGCGACGGGCGTGGCCCGCCGGCGTCCGCCACGCCGATCACACGCGAGAGCAAACCGTCCTTCGTGTCCGACGAGATTTCCAGTTCGCGCATCGGCCGTGAGTTCCTTGACAATATCGGCCGCGTATTGCTTACAGGGGTCCGAATTGGCGGAGATTCCATGAAGGATATCGTCGAAAACCGGTCGCATATCGGCCTCGGCACGAAGTTGCGCCTGGCACGGCTCGCCGTGCAGGAAAACGGACTGCTGTGGACGATGCAGATGGGGACCTACTATCTCGCCAGCGGCCTGGCCGAATCCGTCTATTCGGCGGCCGCGGCGCGGCGCACGGCCAAGAACCTCCCCGGCGTCAACAGCGCGCGGATGAACAAGCTCATCTGGGACAGCTGGGACTGGAACGCCAAGGGCGAAGAGTGGTCGATCTCGCCCGAGTGGAAGGATTCGGTGATCAGGACGCTGCTGCGGCCCAACGTGCCCGAGCAAGGCGACGTCGTCGAGATCGGCCCGGGCGGCGGCCGCTGGACCGAGGAATTGATCGCCCGCTGTAGCAAGGTGACGGCGATCGACATTTCGGAGACCTGCGTGCGCGAATGCCGCGAGCGTTTCAAGGACGCGGCCAATGCCGAATTCATCGTCGGCAGCGGCTCGGACCTGAAGCCGATCGCGGACGAATCGGTCGATGCGGTCTGGTCGTTCGACGTGTTCGTCCACATCAACAAGCCCGAATTCAGGAACTACGCCAGGGAGTTCGCGCGGGTGCTGCGTCCCGGGGGCAAGGGCGTCCTCCAGCACGGCGCGGTCGGCGGCGAAAAAGGCGGTTGGCGGAGTGACGTGACGACGTCGGACGTCGCAATCTTCCTGACCGAAGCAGGGCTGGAGGTCGAGAGCCAGGTCACCGACTGGCACGACGAGGGCATGGAGTTCAAATCCGGGCTCTACGGCGACGTCGTCACGACCTTTCGAAAGCCGAAATGACCGTTCTGCGGTCAGTCTGGGACGGTTATCCAGGTCTGCGCTTCCTGGTCGTCGGCGGTTCGTGCGCGGTCCTCTACTTCGCGATTTGCCTGACCCTGATCGAGGTCGGCGACATGGGGCCGGCACCAGCCAGCGCGATCACCTATTTTATCTGTTTCTGGATCAGCTACGGCGCGCAGCGCGAGATCGCCTTCCGGTCGACACGCAGCCATTCGATCACGCTCGTACGCTACGCGATCTGGCACCTCTTCGGCGCCACTGCGGTATCGCTCGGAACCGCCTATGCCAGCGAGGCTTCCGATCTCTCGCCGGCTTTCGCGGCGATCGTCTCCACGGTTCTGTGCGGCATCGCCAGCTTCTTCATATCGTCCCGCTGGGTCTTCCGGCAGGGTTAGAGACATGCGACGAGCGGTCAGGGGATCACATGTCTGTCGTAACTGATGCCGAGATGCAGCCGGATACCGGACCGCGCGCGGACGCCCTCGAACTTACGGTGCTGATGCCGTGCCTCAACGAGGCCGAGACGCTCGCCACCTGCATCGACAAGGCGAAGGCCTATCTGTCGCGGGCGAACATCGCCGGCGAGGTCCTGATCGCCGATAATGGCAGCACGGATGGATCGATTGAGATCGCCAAGGCGCACGGCGCAAGGGTCGTCCATGTGCCGGTGCGCGGCTATGGTGCCGCTCTCAGGCACGGCATCGAGAACGCCCACGGAAAATTCGTCATCATGGGCGATTCGGACGACAGCTACGATTTCAGCCGTCTGGATCCGTTCGTCGAAAAGCTGCGCGAGGGTTACGACTTCGTCATCGGCAACCGGTTCAAGGGCGGAATCGCGGACGGCGCCATGCCCTTCCTGCACCGCTATCTCGGCAATCCCGTCCTCTCCTTCCTCGGCAGGCTCTTCTTCCGGTCCGACATCGGCGATTTCCATTGCGGGCTGCGCGGATTCCGGCGCGAGGCCATCAACGCGCTCGGTCTGAAGGCGCCGGGCATGGAATTCGCCAGCGAGATGGTCGTCCGCGCCTCCCTGGGCAAGCTTCGTATCGCCGAGGTGCCGACCACGCTGTCCCCCGACGGCAGGTCCCGGCCCCCGCATCTGCGCACGTGGACGGACGGGTGGCGGCATCTGCGCTACCTGCTGCTCAACAGCCCGAAATGGCTGTTCGTCTATCCGGGCGCGGCTATCCTCGCCTTCGGGGCGCTCCTGACCATTGTTCTCCTTCAGGGTCCGGTCCAGGTTCTGCCCGGCGTGGTGCTCGACACGCACAGCCTCATCGTCGGATGCATGGCCATGCTCGTCGGCGCGTCGTGCCTATCCTTCGGCGTCATCGCGCGATCCTATTCCGCGACGCGCGGCTTCCTGCCGGTGAACCCCCGCCTCGCCAGGGTCAAGGCCTATGCCACGCTGGAGCGGACGCTCATGGGTGCGGGAGCCCTGGCCCTGGTTGGGCTGACAGGGCTGGGATATGCCGTCTGGCAATGGGCGGCGGCGGATTTCGGCGCACTCGAGTACAACGGCATGGTGCGCATGCTGACCGTCTCCTGCACCTTGATCGCGCTAGGCCTGCAACTGGCGTTCGCCGCCTTCCTCGCCGCCCTGATCGACATCGAGACGTAAGCACATGGCGTCCGGCAAGCCGAACAGCCAGTATAACGTCGCGAAGCCCGACAGCCTTGCCATCCGCCTCGCGCACCGCCAGCGCGAGGTGATGTTCCAGCGCTGGATCGAGACCTGCTCGGTCGGCCCGCAGGACACGATCCTCGACGTCGGCGTCACGTCCGATACCACCTACAGTTCCTCGAACTACCTGGAAGCGTGGTATCCGCATAAATCGAAAATTGTCGCCTGCGGCATCGACGACGCTTCGTTCTTGGAAGACATGTATCCCGGCATGACTTTCGTGAAGGCCAACGGGCTCGACCTTCCCTTCGAGGACAAGTCGTTCGACGTGGTCCATTCCTCGGCGGTTCTGGAGCATGTCGGCTCCCACGAGAACCAGATTCGGTTCGTGCGCGAATGCGCGCGCGTCTGCCGCCGCGCCTTCTTCCTCACCACGCCCAACCGCTGGTTCCCGGTCGAATTCCACACCTCGCTGCCGCTCCTCCACTGGCTGCCCAAGAGCGTCTTCCGCGGCCTCCTGCGGCAAACCTCGCTCAGCTTCTTCGCCGACGAGGCAAACCTCAATCTGATGACCGGCAGCGAACTCGGCGGGATTGGCGGGTCGCTCGAGGGATGGACGACGACCGTCGAGACCGTCGCGCTCGGCGGCCTCACCAGCAACATCGTGCTGGTCGGGAACAGATGCGCCTGAACGGGTTGCACTCCCTCGGAGTGAAACAGGCGATCGGACTGTTGGCGTGCCTCCTCGCCGCCATGGCAAACATCGTCATCGCCACGCACACGCCCATGACGTTGCTCGCGGACGCTTTCGGCGACGACGCGACATTCATCCACTGGGTTGGCACCTTGCTGACGGGCAACTATCTGGGAAACTACAATGCCGGAACGCTGGCGAAGGGTCCCGGCTATTCCGTCTACCTTTCGCTCAACCACCTCTCCGGCCTGCCGATCAGTCTGTCCAACGCGTTGCTCTTCCTGGCGGCGCTCGCGGCCTTCAGCTACATGGTAGCGCGCACGTACGGCGCGTTCGTTGCCGGAGCCCTGGTCTTCGTCCTCGGCGCATTGCACCCCGTCCTGCCGATGGAACGGTTCCTGCGGGATTCGATCTATCCGGCGCAGGTGCTGTTGATTCTCGCAGGGTTCCTCGCCGCATTCTATGTCTTCTGGCAACGTCCTCTTCGCTTCGGCATTCTCGCCGGTCTCGCGCTCGGCTGGTTCTGGCTGACGCGCGAGGAGGGGCCGTGGGTGATTCCGGCTCTCGCCCTCCTCGCCATCGGCGGCTTCGGGGTCGCCTGGCGCGACGGGCGCAGTTTCAGGCAGCCGCTCTACGCGTCTCTGGCGATCGTCGGCGGGCTGCTGTTCTGCAACCTGGCCTATCTCACCGCCAACTGGACCGCCTATGGTTCCTTCGTCGGCAACGAGCTTAAGGAGAAGAACTTCAGCCGGGCGCTCTCCCTGCTTCAATCGGTGCGGGATGGAGATCAGATCCCCTATGTGCCGATTTCCAAGTCCACGCGCCGCATCGTGTACGGCGTGAGCCCAACCTTTGCGTCGCTCGAAAAGAGCCTCGATCCGACCGATCGTCCGATTGCCGATCACGGCTGTCGCTTCTACAAGCAGACATGCGGAGACCACGCTGGCGGATGGTTCATCTGGCAGTTCCGCTCCGCGGCGGCGAGCGTCGGGGCGTTCCAGTCTCCGGCGACGGCGAGCGCCTTCTTCGGAAAGATGGCCGACGAGATCGAGGCGGCATGCGAGGCGGACCGGCTGACATGCGAGCCCGGGCTCCTGTCGTTGATGCCGCAGGTTCATCCCGAACAGGTTCGCATGCTCCCGTCGAAGGTTCTCCAGGCGGCGGGCGTCGTCATGGATCCGACACGCATGCAGTATGACCAGCCTTCGCGCGGCTCGCTCGACCTCCGGGACTTCGCCCTCGACGTCCTGAATCATCCGAGGATCGAGCCGACGGAAGGTCCGGACAAGACTTTGATCCTGCGGTTCTGGTGGACGCCGAAAGCGGATGAATGGCCCTTGTTCACCGTCACCGATGCCGCAGGCATGCCGGCCATCCAGACGCTTGAATACCAAGGCGCGCGCGGCAGGCCGGCATCGGGACCGGTCGGGCTGACGATCACCACGCGGTGCGACGTGACGTGCATCCTGAGCATCGAACCGGGGCCGAACCAGGAACGCCTGACGGTTCCTCTCGCGGAGGCTTTCAATGCGCCGAGGACATTTGACACCGCCTACGGGCGGCTGCTGCTGAACGTGAAAAATACGCTTCCCGACGGACATGGATCGAAAATCATCGCCAAGATACGCGGCATGATGGCCGAGGCCTATGTGCCGCTTCTCTGGATCCTCGTGCCTCTGGGAGTGGCTGCGATGGCCGTCGCGGCACCAATGTCGCTGATCAGGCGCGCGCATCTCGAAGGCGCGTTGCTGGCGACGAGCCTTTGGGGCTTGGTGATCTGCCGGCTCGCGCTCATTGCGCTCATCGAAATCTCGGCCTTTCCCGCCATGACCAAATACTATCTCGGTCCGGCCATCGTCCTGATCATCCCGGCAGCGCTCTGTTCGATCTTCTCGCTCCTGGAAATCCTGCGCGCGCACGAGCGATTTCCGCTGCGGAGATACCTGGTCCGCACCTGATCTCCCCGTCGCCTGGCCTGCGACGGCCGCGAGATATCGTGGCAGTCCTTCCCTGAAGTCCTGTCGCGGATCGGCCCGTTGCTCCGTTTTCGCAACCGTGCAGCAAGCCCCATCCCACCGGCCTCGCCATTGACGATTTCCCCACCGACATGCATATGGTAAGTACACTTACCAATTGGCGGCATGGGGAGAAGCCCGCGATGCAGTTCCACCTCAATGGCTTCCGTCCTGGCGATCCGGAGATCTTCGATGCCGCGCCTGGCCGCGAGCCTCCCGGCGGTGACATGCCGGAGGTGGTGGACGTGCTGATCGTCGGCAGCGGACCCGCCGGCCTGACGCTCGCGGCGCAGCTCGCCGCCTTTCCGGAGATCACGACCCGGATCGTCGAACGCAGGCCGGGACCGATGGAGAAGGGCCAGGCCGACGGCATTTCCTGCCGGTCCATGGAAATGTTCAACGCCTTCGGTTTCGCGGAAAAGGTGCTGAAGCAGGGCTACTGGGTCAACGAGACGACGTTCTGGAAACCGGACCCAGAGCGGCTCGAGCGCATCGCCCGGACCGGGCGCATCCAGGACGTCGAGGACGGGCTCTCGGAGATGCCGCACATCATCCTGAACCAGGCGCGCGTCCACGACATGTATCTCGAGATCATGCGCAACGCGCCCTCGCGGCTGGTGCCCGACTATGCGCTGCAGCTTCGGAGCCTGACCGTCGATCCGGCCGGCGGCGACCATCCGGTCACGGTCACCCTCGAGCGGCTGGATCCCGGGCGCCAGAGAGAGACGGTGACCTTGCACGCCCGCTATGTCGTGGGTTGCGACGGCGCCCGCAGCGCGGTGCGAAACGCCATCGGACGCGAGCTTCGAGGCGATTCGGCCAACCACGCCTGGGGCGTCATGGATGTCCTTGCGGTCACCGACTTTCCCGACATACGCTGCAAGACGCTGATCCAGTCGGCCAGCGAAGGAAGCATCATCGTCATCCCCCGCGAGGGCGGCTATCTCGTGCGCCTCTACATCGAACTCGACAGGCTGGCCGCGGGTGAGCGCGTCGCCAGCAGGAACATCACGCTCGACACGCTGATCGCTGCGGCGCAGCGCATTTTCCGGCCCTGGTCGATCGACGTGAAGGAGGTGGCCTGGTGGTCTGTCTACGAGATCGGCCAGCGCCTGACAGACGGGTTCGACGACGTCGCCCCGGACGCCACCAGGAAGCCGCGCGTCTTCATCGCCGGCGACGCCTGCCACACGCACAGCCCCAAGGCGGGCCAGGGGATGAACGTCTCCATGGGCGACGCCTTCAATCTCGGCTGGAAGCTCGTTTCGGTCCTGAAGGGTCGCTGCACGCCAGAAATCCTGCAC
This region includes:
- a CDS encoding DUF4164 domain-containing protein, with the protein product MAAEATLKEVIGRLGRAMEALENAVSARAEKDQDYAEAEAEVQRMNADRSRLAQELDASESRADRLEQANKEVSRRLVTAMETIRAVLDR
- a CDS encoding cell division protein ZapA, with translation MAQVTVIIDGKSYRMACDEGQEEHLLDLAQRFDRYVAHLKESFGEIGDHRLAVMAGIMVMDELSELQRRVTGLETEVGTLRKTRDEALVKADKNDAALIGALSGLAERMEGLTSRLADRGEPAA
- a CDS encoding DUF2312 domain-containing protein, giving the protein MAEENSEPTTETVAAGQLRAFIERIERLEEEKQTIADDIKDVYAEAKGTGFDTKAVRTIIRLRKKDQAERQEEEAILDLYKSALGMQ
- the galE gene encoding UDP-glucose 4-epimerase GalE, with the protein product MRVKNILVVGGAGYIGSHTCLDLHDKGYRPVVYDNLSNGHREFVQWGPFEEGDIRDTDRLEAVLARHSPDVIVHFAASIEVGESTRDPIGFYENNVAGTISLLGAARKAGIDRLVFSSTCATYGEPQSVPMSEEHRQVPVNPYGRSKLMIEEMLKDAGRYLGMRSVVLRYFNAAGADPEGRIGEWHEPETHAVPIAIEAALGQRDGFFINGRDYDTPDGTCVRDFVHVMDLADAHSRAVRHLIEGGESLSLNLGTGQGTTVRQLVDTVRRMSGREFPVETRGRRDGDAAALVADNSRAKEALGWSPRFGLEEIVASALEWHRSRLGGEANAMPPA
- a CDS encoding class I SAM-dependent methyltransferase; this encodes MKDIVENRSHIGLGTKLRLARLAVQENGLLWTMQMGTYYLASGLAESVYSAAAARRTAKNLPGVNSARMNKLIWDSWDWNAKGEEWSISPEWKDSVIRTLLRPNVPEQGDVVEIGPGGGRWTEELIARCSKVTAIDISETCVRECRERFKDAANAEFIVGSGSDLKPIADESVDAVWSFDVFVHINKPEFRNYAREFARVLRPGGKGVLQHGAVGGEKGGWRSDVTTSDVAIFLTEAGLEVESQVTDWHDEGMEFKSGLYGDVVTTFRKPK
- a CDS encoding GtrA family protein, which produces MTVLRSVWDGYPGLRFLVVGGSCAVLYFAICLTLIEVGDMGPAPASAITYFICFWISYGAQREIAFRSTRSHSITLVRYAIWHLFGATAVSLGTAYASEASDLSPAFAAIVSTVLCGIASFFISSRWVFRQG
- a CDS encoding glycosyltransferase family 2 protein yields the protein MSVVTDAEMQPDTGPRADALELTVLMPCLNEAETLATCIDKAKAYLSRANIAGEVLIADNGSTDGSIEIAKAHGARVVHVPVRGYGAALRHGIENAHGKFVIMGDSDDSYDFSRLDPFVEKLREGYDFVIGNRFKGGIADGAMPFLHRYLGNPVLSFLGRLFFRSDIGDFHCGLRGFRREAINALGLKAPGMEFASEMVVRASLGKLRIAEVPTTLSPDGRSRPPHLRTWTDGWRHLRYLLLNSPKWLFVYPGAAILAFGALLTIVLLQGPVQVLPGVVLDTHSLIVGCMAMLVGASCLSFGVIARSYSATRGFLPVNPRLARVKAYATLERTLMGAGALALVGLTGLGYAVWQWAAADFGALEYNGMVRMLTVSCTLIALGLQLAFAAFLAALIDIET
- a CDS encoding class I SAM-dependent methyltransferase, which produces MASGKPNSQYNVAKPDSLAIRLAHRQREVMFQRWIETCSVGPQDTILDVGVTSDTTYSSSNYLEAWYPHKSKIVACGIDDASFLEDMYPGMTFVKANGLDLPFEDKSFDVVHSSAVLEHVGSHENQIRFVRECARVCRRAFFLTTPNRWFPVEFHTSLPLLHWLPKSVFRGLLRQTSLSFFADEANLNLMTGSELGGIGGSLEGWTTTVETVALGGLTSNIVLVGNRCA
- a CDS encoding SoxR reducing system RseC family protein; its protein translation is MANIVIATHTPMTLLADAFGDDATFIHWVGTLLTGNYLGNYNAGTLAKGPGYSVYLSLNHLSGLPISLSNALLFLAALAAFSYMVARTYGAFVAGALVFVLGALHPVLPMERFLRDSIYPAQVLLILAGFLAAFYVFWQRPLRFGILAGLALGWFWLTREEGPWVIPALALLAIGGFGVAWRDGRSFRQPLYASLAIVGGLLFCNLAYLTANWTAYGSFVGNELKEKNFSRALSLLQSVRDGDQIPYVPISKSTRRIVYGVSPTFASLEKSLDPTDRPIADHGCRFYKQTCGDHAGGWFIWQFRSAAASVGAFQSPATASAFFGKMADEIEAACEADRLTCEPGLLSLMPQVHPEQVRMLPSKVLQAAGVVMDPTRMQYDQPSRGSLDLRDFALDVLNHPRIEPTEGPDKTLILRFWWTPKADEWPLFTVTDAAGMPAIQTLEYQGARGRPASGPVGLTITTRCDVTCILSIEPGPNQERLTVPLAEAFNAPRTFDTAYGRLLLNVKNTLPDGHGSKIIAKIRGMMAEAYVPLLWILVPLGVAAMAVAAPMSLIRRAHLEGALLATSLWGLVICRLALIALIEISAFPAMTKYYLGPAIVLIIPAALCSIFSLLEILRAHERFPLRRYLVRT
- a CDS encoding FAD-binding monooxygenase translates to MQFHLNGFRPGDPEIFDAAPGREPPGGDMPEVVDVLIVGSGPAGLTLAAQLAAFPEITTRIVERRPGPMEKGQADGISCRSMEMFNAFGFAEKVLKQGYWVNETTFWKPDPERLERIARTGRIQDVEDGLSEMPHIILNQARVHDMYLEIMRNAPSRLVPDYALQLRSLTVDPAGGDHPVTVTLERLDPGRQRETVTLHARYVVGCDGARSAVRNAIGRELRGDSANHAWGVMDVLAVTDFPDIRCKTLIQSASEGSIIVIPREGGYLVRLYIELDRLAAGERVASRNITLDTLIAAAQRIFRPWSIDVKEVAWWSVYEIGQRLTDGFDDVAPDATRKPRVFIAGDACHTHSPKAGQGMNVSMGDAFNLGWKLVSVLKGRCTPEILHSYSAERHAVAKDLIEFDREWSRIVSERPADTATDAAEAPKFQRYFIQNGRYTAGMSVRYTPSLLTGEATWQSLASGFEIGTRFHSAPVIRVADARPMELGHTVKADARWRLFAFCPGEDPGEDGSMIQRFCRYLAASPGSPVQKYTPAGADVDSVIDVRAVFQQGYRDLALERLPDLLKPRKGRFGLVDYEKAFCSDLKGGRDIFDLRGVDRERGCLVIVRPDQYVAHVLPLDAHDELARFFDGFMLAAPAAHEPRSIPAMAQ